The Epilithonimonas zeae genome contains a region encoding:
- a CDS encoding glycosyltransferase family protein: protein MEKLKKVLIVTYYWPPAGGPGVQRWLKFAKYLPEFGFEPIIYTPENPSYPLVDDTLVKEVPENLKIVKTNIWEPYQIAEKFSKSNKKFKGGQFDVGKNQSFISKLSIFIRGNFFIPDARKFWVKPSIEFLRQYLVENHIETIVTTGPPHSLHLIGLGLKKELPNLKWIADFRDPWTEISYYKHLKLTSASDKKHRQLEKSVFENSDLTLATSYTDAENFRKNGAKAFCVTNGFDKSESLGVGALEIDKGEVSEAPKHSNSKTPKPRFTLSYVGVLEQLRNPENLWKALIELCEKHQDFAKDFELKFVGRVDDKILSDIESSVLRDNIRNLGYLAHNDSVKEMETSDLLLITNFPNESSKGIIPGKLFEYLATGKKIISFGPKDADVETILDKTNAGKHFDYSENMEIQDFIYSLYEDWKSGKSIQNSANINEFSRKELTRQLAELLTKLD, encoded by the coding sequence ATGGAAAAATTGAAAAAAGTATTAATTGTTACCTATTACTGGCCACCTGCTGGCGGACCTGGTGTACAGCGTTGGCTGAAATTCGCCAAATATCTTCCCGAATTTGGTTTTGAGCCAATTATTTACACTCCGGAAAACCCAAGTTATCCTTTGGTAGATGATACTCTGGTAAAAGAAGTGCCAGAAAATCTGAAGATTGTAAAAACCAATATTTGGGAGCCATATCAGATTGCAGAAAAATTCAGTAAGAGTAATAAGAAGTTCAAAGGTGGGCAATTTGATGTTGGGAAAAATCAGTCTTTTATCTCTAAGCTTTCCATTTTTATAAGAGGAAATTTTTTCATTCCAGATGCGAGGAAATTTTGGGTGAAACCTTCAATCGAATTCTTAAGACAATATCTGGTAGAAAATCATATTGAAACAATCGTTACAACTGGTCCACCACACAGTCTTCATCTGATTGGATTGGGTTTGAAAAAAGAATTGCCTAATCTGAAATGGATCGCCGACTTCCGTGATCCTTGGACAGAGATTTCTTATTATAAACATTTGAAATTAACCTCAGCTTCTGATAAAAAACACAGACAACTTGAAAAATCTGTTTTTGAAAATTCTGATTTAACGCTGGCGACAAGTTATACCGATGCTGAGAATTTCAGAAAAAATGGAGCAAAAGCTTTTTGTGTGACGAATGGATTTGATAAGTCGGAGAGTTTGGGAGTTGGAGCGTTGGAGATTGATAAAGGTGAAGTTTCTGAAGCTCCGAAACACTCAAACTCTAAAACACCCAAACCTAGATTCACGTTGAGTTATGTCGGGGTTTTGGAGCAATTGAGAAATCCGGAAAATCTTTGGAAAGCTTTGATTGAACTTTGTGAGAAACATCAGGATTTTGCTAAGGATTTTGAATTGAAGTTCGTTGGACGAGTTGATGATAAAATTCTGAGTGACATTGAGAGTTCGGTTTTGAGAGATAATATTAGGAATCTTGGTTATCTGGCTCACAATGATTCTGTTAAAGAAATGGAAACCTCTGATTTGTTGTTGATTACCAATTTTCCGAATGAAAGCTCTAAAGGAATTATCCCAGGAAAGTTGTTTGAATATCTGGCGACCGGAAAAAAGATTATTTCGTTTGGTCCAAAAGATGCAGATGTGGAAACGATTCTCGATAAAACCAATGCTGGAAAGCACTTTGATTATTCTGAGAATATGGAAATCCAGGATTTTATTTATTCGCTTTATGAGGATTGGAAAAGTGGAAAATCTATTCAGAATTCTGCTAATATCAATGAGTTCAGTAGAAAAGAATTGACAAGACAATTGGCTGAACTGTTGACAAAATTGGATTAA
- a CDS encoding pentapeptide repeat-containing protein — protein MIYESGKSFSSKDYKQEQIEQGDYEECDFTGIDFSNYDLSEFKFSNCDFEDCDLSNVKILQTAFRDVIFKNCKMMGLNFEDAHSFNISFRFEDCVLDHSSFYQLDIRKTIFRNCSLKEVDFTEANLSNAFFDNSNLSNAVFDRTILDNANLKNAINYSINPNKNQLKKTKFAKDNLAGLLDQFQIIIE, from the coding sequence ATGATATATGAATCGGGGAAAAGCTTTTCTTCCAAAGACTACAAACAAGAGCAGATTGAGCAAGGCGATTACGAAGAATGCGATTTCACAGGAATCGATTTTTCAAACTATGATTTATCTGAGTTCAAATTTTCTAATTGCGATTTTGAAGATTGTGATTTGAGCAATGTGAAGATTCTTCAGACTGCTTTTAGAGATGTCATTTTTAAGAACTGTAAAATGATGGGACTTAATTTTGAAGATGCTCATTCCTTCAATATATCTTTTAGGTTTGAAGATTGTGTTCTGGATCATTCCTCCTTTTATCAGTTAGATATTCGGAAAACGATTTTTAGAAATTGTAGTTTAAAAGAAGTAGATTTTACGGAAGCAAATCTTTCCAATGCGTTTTTCGATAACTCTAATTTATCCAATGCTGTTTTTGACCGAACAATTTTAGATAATGCAAATCTCAAGAATGCCATCAATTATTCTATCAATCCCAATAAGAATCAACTCAAAAAAACCAAATTCGCAAAAGACAATCTCGCCGGATTATTAGACCAATTTCAGATAATTATCGAGTAA